In Zingiber officinale cultivar Zhangliang chromosome 6A, Zo_v1.1, whole genome shotgun sequence, a single genomic region encodes these proteins:
- the LOC121994878 gene encoding bidirectional sugar transporter SWEET5-like, which produces MIANQNLIRNIIGVTGNVISCGLFLSPMPTYIQIIKSKDVKKFSPIPYLATLLNCLLWFFYGLPIVHPNSLLVIIINGIGIAFEIFYLTVFLIYAARQGRLKVIKLLALEAVFMIAVVTLVLLLIHTTTKRSLVVGILCIIFGTCMYASPLVVMKLVIQTKSVEFMPFTLSLASFLNGVCWTSYGFLPFDINLLVPNGLGTLFGLAQLVLYACYFKSTPNKNTKAEVELPPSISNNMSL; this is translated from the exons ATGATTGCGAACCAAAACCTCATACGCAACATCATTGGAGTGACAG GCAATGTAATCTCGTGTGGTTTGTTTTTATCGCCCAT GCCGACATACATACAAATCATCAAGAGCAAGGATGTGAAGAAATTTTCACCGATTCCCTACCTTGCCACATTGCTCAATTgcttgctttggtttttctatgGGCTACCCATCGTCCACCCCAATAGCCTTCTAGTCATCATCATCAATGGCATTGGTATAGCCTTTGAAATATTCTACCTAACCGTTTTCTTAATCTATGCTGCTCGCCAAGGCCGT TTGAAGGTCATCAAACTATTAGCACTTGAGGCGGTGTTCATGATAGCTGTAGTAACTTTAGTGCTCTTGTTGATCCACACAACCACCAAGAGATCCTTAGTTGTGGGTATCCTCTGTATTATCTTTGGAACTTGCATGTATGCGTCTCCTCTCGTTGTGATG AAACTTGTGATTCAAACAAAGAGCGTGGAGTTCATGCCCTTCACACTTTCTCTTGCTAGCTTCCTTAATGGAGTTTGTTGGACTAGCTATGGTTTCCTCCCCTTCGATATCAATCTCCTT GTTCCTAATGGTTTGGGGACTCTCTTTGGTCTTGCTCAACTAGTCCTCTATGCATGTTATTTCAAGTCCACACCGAATAAGAATACTAAAGCTGAGGTGGAGCTACCC CCCTCTATTAGTAATAATATGAGTTTATAG